Within the Zea mays cultivar B73 chromosome 10, Zm-B73-REFERENCE-NAM-5.0, whole genome shotgun sequence genome, the region CTTTCGTAGAATACTTGACTAAACTGTACACTAGGTAGTGAGGAACAAGACGACGTGCGCGTCGACAATGGATTTGATCTCCCCCAGGATCCATCTGGCTTCGCTTGACCTCATTCATTGCCGTTGCTGTCCAACCAATCCACTGGAGTGGTCGAGGAGTAATGGAGGTGTACGCAGTCGGAGTGTTGAGGCTACTACCATGGCTGGCACTGGCAGCTGCGCTTCTGCCACTGGCACGTGCGGCGTCGCAGCAGCCGCCGGTGCGGGGATGCAGGCGGCAGTGCGGCAACGTTACCGTCCCCTACCCATTCGGCATCGGTGCGGGCTGCCACCGCGGCGCGACCACGGGGGGCTTCCGGCTCCAGTGCGACGACGCCGGCGGCCGCGGACGCCCGCCGCGGCTCACTGTGGCCGGCTACGGCCACGAGGTCGCCGCCATCTCGCTGCCGACGGCCGAGGCCACCGTGCTCCTCAAAGCCAGCCGCGCGTGCTACGACCGCCCGGGCGACGCCGACGGCCGCGTCGTCAGCCTGCAGGAGCACCCCATGGCGCTCAACGGTAGCGCGTTCCTCTTCTCGTCGATGAAGAGCAAGTTCATCTCCATCGGCTGCCCCGGCCTCGCCTACGTACTTCAACGACGGCGACGGGTACTACGTCACGGGGTGCATGTCCGTGTGCCGGCCCTCGGAACGCGCGCTGCCAGGGTCGTGCCGCGGCGACGACGGCTGCTGCCAGAGTACCATCCCGCTCGGGCTAAACTCCTACCGCCCCTACCTCGgcagctttggccgccggcggagGCGGGACCAGGAGGCGACGTTCCTGGCCAACTCCACCGCCTGCTCCTACGCTTTCATGGTGGACGCGTGGTGGTTCTGGTTCGCCGGATCGCACTTCAACCGCACCGGCGACTTCGCCGTGCCCGTCGTCCTGGACTGGGCCATCAGGGACGCCCCGAGCTGCGCCGCCGCGGAGCGGGACAGCGAGACGTACGCGTGCCGCAGCGCGCACAGCGTCTGCCTCGAGTCCAGCAACGGCCCCGGGTACGTCTGCAACTGCACCGGCGGGTACCAGGGCAACCCATACGTGACCGACGGCTGCACGGACGTCGACGAGTGCCGGCACAGGGACGAGTTTCCGTGCTACGGCGTGTGCGTCAACACGCCGGGAAGCTTCCTCTGCACATGTCCCAATGGGTCCAGTGGGAACGCCACTGTACAGGATGGCTGCCGCCGAGACGACGACAACAAATTCGGTTTGCCACTGAAGATCGTCACGGGCGTCAGTGCGGgcgtgttgctgctgctgctggcgaGCTTCTCCTCGCACCTGTGGGTTCAGAAGCGGCGGCTGCTCCAGGCGAAGCGGCGGTTCTTCGAGCAGAACGGCGGCGTCCTCCTGCAGCAGCAGCTGGGCTCGCTGGCCAGCTCCGGCGTGGCGTTCAGCATCTTCTCAGGTGAAGAGATCGGCAGGGCCACCGACGGCTTCGCGGAGGCGCGGGTCCTCGGCCGCGGAGGCCACGGCGTCGTGTACAAGGGCGTCCTCGCCGACGGCTCCGCCGTGGCGGTGAAGAAGTCGAGAGTGGTCGACGCGAGGCAGGTGAAGGAGTTCGCCAGGGAGATGCTGATCCTCTCCCAGATCAACCACCGCAACGTGGTCAAGCTGCTTGGCTGTTGCCTCGAGGTCGAGGTGCCCATGCTGGTCTACGAGTACGTCCCGAACGGCAGCCTCCACGCGTACATCCACGGCgatggcgacggcggcggcggcggtggcgaggCCAAGCTGAATCTGCCACCCGGCGCGCGCCTCCGCATCGCGGCCGAGTCCGCGGACGCGCTCGCGTACATGCACTCGTCGGCGTCGCCGCCGATCCTCCACCGCGACGTCAAGTCCGCAAACATCCTCCTCGACGGCGACCTCGCGGCCAAGGTGTCCGACTTCGGCGCGTCGAGGCTGGCCCCGGCGGGCGAGGAGGCGGTGGCCACGCTGGTCCAGGGCACCCTCGGGTACCTGGACCCGGAGTACCTGCTGACGAGCCAGCTCACCAGCAAGAGCGACCAGGGGCGGGCCTGGCTCAATTCAATGGTATTCAATTGAATACCCATTATTTTGACAAAAACAACATATACATATATAAAGTATATATACATAGAAAATAAGAAATGAATCAAATAAGTGGAGGAATTTCTGTTAACTTAGACCAAAATATTTCTAATCTCCTTGCTACTTCCCATACCCACCCAGCCCAATAAATTGTTGTATGATTGTGTCCAATGAGATCCAATGGAGTGATATAACCCATCTTAGTATCTCACGGCAAAAAACCTTCAAACCTTATTGTCGTACCAAGGAAGAGCTGTTAGGTCTTGGTGGGACATTAGCAACAGTGTGAAGCATTAGCGATTGGAAAGAGCCAAATATGATAAGTATCTAGTTAACAACCGAGCAATAGCCCCTGGTGCATTTCGATTTGATTTTTTTTAAATAGTTGTATGTAATTTGAGTTTAGTAGACTAGTTATTGGATCGGTTATGACTATATTGTGTGTACTTAATTATAGATTATATATAATTAACTACATATATGCTAATAAACAAGCTTTATGTCTAGAAAAAAATTTATCCTAATTTTTTTGAATACCCGCCTTCTAAATCCTGGGCCCGCCACTGAGAGCGACGTGTACAGCTTCGCGGTGGTCGTGCTGGAGCTCCTCACGGGGAGGAAGGCGTTCGTCCCGGTGGAGGAcgaggaagaggaagaggaggGCGGCCTCGCGTTCTGCTTCGTCACGGCGGCGCAGGCGGGACGGCACCGGGAGATCATGGACCAGCGGGTCATCGAGGAGGTCGGAGCGGAGGTGCTGGACGAGGCCTCGGAGCTGCTGATGCGGTGCCTCAGCATTATCGGCGATGAGAGGCC harbors:
- the LOC103640841 gene encoding wall-associated receptor kinase 3 gives rise to the protein MSVCRPSERALPGSCRGDDGCCQSTIPLGLNSYRPYLGSFGRRRRRDQEATFLANSTACSYAFMVDAWWFWFAGSHFNRTGDFAVPVVLDWAIRDAPSCAAAERDSETYACRSAHSVCLESSNGPGYVCNCTGGYQGNPYVTDGCTDVDECRHRDEFPCYGVCVNTPGSFLCTCPNGSSGNATVQDGCRRDDDNKFGLPLKIVTGVSAGVLLLLLASFSSHLWVQKRRLLQAKRRFFEQNGGVLLQQQLGSLASSGVAFSIFSGEEIGRATDGFAEARVLGRGGHGVVYKGVLADGSAVAVKKSRVVDARQVKEFAREMLILSQINHRNVVKLLGCCLEVEVPMLVYEYVPNGSLHAYIHGDGDGGGGGGEAKLNLPPGARLRIAAESADALAYMHSSASPPILHRDVKSANILLDGDLAAKVSDFGASRLAPAGEEAVATLVQGTLGYLDPEYLLTSQLTSKSDQGDVYSFAVVVLELLTGRKAFVPVEDEEEEEEGGLAFCFVTAAQAGRHREIMDQRVIEEVGAEVLDEASELLMRCLSIIGDERPTMKEVADKLQKLRRHACSSSRL